A region from the Lolium perenne isolate Kyuss_39 chromosome 4, Kyuss_2.0, whole genome shotgun sequence genome encodes:
- the LOC127296905 gene encoding uncharacterized protein: MAGCCVFLRWPSTASASRLGYHAIDDEAGPPPATVTVVVGKDRRVFAVDQLVLDTYPFRVLLETAARKEERRGKSLFVDVDAILFEHILWLARCHDRSAVSLLQPDLKEIIDFYSQEA; this comes from the coding sequence ATGGCTGGCTGCTGCGTCTTCCTCCGGTGGCCGtccaccgcttctgcctcccGCCTCGGGTACCACGCCATCGACGACGAGGCCGGCCCGCCCCCGGCGACGGTCACGGTGGTCGTCGGGAAGGACCGGCGGGTGTTCGCCGTGGACCAGCTGGTGCTCGACACCTACCCGTTCCGGGTGCTCCTGGAGACGGCGGCGAGGAAGGAGGAGCGGCGGGGCAAGTCCCTGTTCGTGGATGTCGACGCCATCCTCTTCGAGCACATACTCTGGCTCGCCCGCTGCCACGACCGCTCAGCTGTTTCCCTCCTCCAGCCCGACCTCAAGGAGATCATCGACTTCTACTCCCAGGAAGCTTGA